In one window of Pagrus major chromosome 12, Pma_NU_1.0 DNA:
- the kcmf1 gene encoding E3 ubiquitin-protein ligase KCMF1 has protein sequence MSRHEGVSCDACLKGNFRGRRFKCLICYDYDLCASCYESGATTTRHTTEHPMQCILTRVDYDLYYGGDTFSVEQPQSFTCPYCGKMGFTETSLQEHVTSEHAETSTEVICPICAALPGGDPNHVTDDFTAHLTLEHRAPRDLDESSSVRHVRRMFHPGRGLGGPRARRTNMHFTSGSTGGLSSSSSQSSTYTPSNREAMDPIAELLSQLSGVRRAAGGQINSSGPSASQLQQLQMQLQLERQQAQAARQQVETGRHATRRSNNPGNTGTTIPPPSTATANTATVGESNPSSSSHNSQFLLARLNEPKMSEAERQFLEGERADRSLFVQELLLSTLMHEESSSSDEDERRDFADFGAMGCVDIMPLDVALENLQLRERSSTGKEPPPPPL, from the exons ATGTCCCGACATGAGG GTGTGAGCTGCGATGCATGTTTAAAAGGGAACTTTAGAGGAAGGCGGTTCAAGTGTTTAATTTGCTACGACTACGACCTGTGTGCATCGTGCTACGAGAGCGGAGCTACGACGACAAGACACACCACAGAGCACCCCATGCAGTGTATATTAACCAGGGTAGACTATG ACCTGTATTATGGAGGAGACACTTTTTCAGTAGAGCAACCCCAGTCATTCACATGTCCTTACTGTGGCAAGATGGGCTTTACAGAGACGTCCCTACAGGAGCATGTCACCTCAGAACATGCAGAGACTTCCACAGAGGTG ATCTGTCCAATATGTGCTGCCCTGCCTGGAGGGGACCCCAACCACGTCACAGATGACTTTACAGCTCACCTCACACTTGAACACAGAGCGCCAAGAGATTTA gatgagtccagcagtgttcGACACGTACGCAGGATGTTTCACCCTGGACGTGGACTCGGCGGTCCCAGAGCACGACGGACAAATATGCACTTTACTAGCGGCTCCACAGGGGGActttcatcctcctcatcacaGAGCTCCACCTACACCCCGAGTAACAGAGAAGCAATGGACCCAATCGCAG AGTTATTGTCTCAGCTGTCAGGTGTGCGGCGTGCAGCAGGGGGGCAAATCAACTCGTCAGGGCCTTCAGCctcccagctccagcagctccagatgCAACTGCAGTTGGAGCGACAGCAGGCTCAGGCAGCACGACAGCAAGTGGAGACGGGACGCCACGCGACACGACGCAGCAACAACCCAGGCAACACTGGCACCACCATCCCTCCACCCAGCACAGCAACTGCCAACACTGCCACTGTGGGTGAAAGCAATCCCTCATCCTCGTCCCACAACTCCCAGTTCCTATTAGCACG GTTGAATGAACCTAAGATGTCCGAAGCAGAGCGTCAGTTTCTAGAAGGAGAGCGCGCAGACCGCAGCCTGTTTGTCCAGGAGCTGCTTCTGTCCACGCTGATGCACGAGGAGAGCTCCTCTTCCGACGAGGACGAGCGCCGAGACTTCGCCGACTTCGGAGCCATGGGCTGCGTGGATATCATGCCTTTAGATGTGGCGCTGGAGAACCTCCAGCTCAGAGAGCGCAGCTCCACGGGGAAGGAGCCTCCGCCGCCTCCTCTTTGA